The DNA window GCCAGCCCGGCGGCGTTTTCTCGAACAGCGACCAGGCCATCTCGGAGAGACGGTCGGTCTCGCAATAGCGGCTCCCCTGCAGGTAGACCAGGGTCTCGCTGGGCAGCGCCTCCACCGCGAGCTGCGCGGCGTCGGGATCCGTCGCATCGGGTTGCCCCGAGTCATTGATCACCGCATCGGTGGTGAGACGGATCTCGCCCGGCGGGGCGACCAAACGGCTGCACCAGTTACCGAAACCGTCGCGATAGGCGGTGATCGGCACCGCCGGCTGGGTGACGAGATGATCGGGAACGACCAGGTCCGAGACCCGGCTGTAATGAACGTTCAGGGTCAGAATCATGGGCGTACGTTGCGGGCACGCATAGACCAACTCGTAGCCGAAACGAATCTGCATTGGTCGACTCCTGGTGTTGAACGGCGAACCTGAACGGCGCCGTTGAATCAGAACGGCATCAAGCGTCCGGCCACAGCCCCCGGATCGCGGCGATCCCCTGCGCGCCGTGTTCGATGGCGTCTTGGAGAGACGTCGGACCCAAACCACCCAGTGCGTAGACCGGCAAGGGGATCGGTTCGACGAGGTCGGCGAAGCCCTGCCAGCCGAGCGGAAGGGCGTCCGGATGGGTCGCGGTCGGCTTCACTGGAGAGAGTAGAGCATAATCGAGGCCAAGTCGCGCGGCCTGTTCCAGTTGCGCGGTATCGTGGCAGGAAGCACCGATCAGTTCATGCGACCGACCGGGTCGCGCGGTCAGGTTCATGAGCGTCCGGGCCGACAGGTGCAGTCCGTGACGAGGGACATCGGAGACCTGTCGCGGCTCCCGATTGAGCAGCAGACGTGCCCGGCGCGTGTCGCAGACCGCATAAACCGCGCTGGCAAGGCGACGATAAGCCTGATCGTCCAGGTCATGCGCGCGCAGTTGGACCAGCCGGATGCCCTGATCGAGTGCATGCCCGACACGTTCCAGGAATTCATCCGTCCGCCGGGGATCGCCCCCGGTAATCATGAACAGAGACGGCAATCGCAGCGCATTGATGATGGGTCGGTCGGCCGCCGGAAAGACATCGGGATCCATGGCCTCCGGTTCCAGCCAGTCGAGTGGCTGCCCCTCGCGCCCCTCGGGAGTTCCCGAGTAAACCTCCACCCGACGCACATCGAGCAGGACATGGCGACCTGCCCCTACTTCGGCTTCGCTCAGCACGATGAGCGGAGTCGAGGGGTCGGCATAATGATGATGTACCCGGATCAGCGGCCGACTGGACCGAACCTGGATGCCTAGCTCTTCAGCCAACTCGCGGGACAACCCCTGCTCGAGCGACTCCCCAGGCTCCAGCTTCCCGCCCGGAAATTCCCAGAGTCCGCCTTGATGGACGTGATCCGGACGCCTGGTCACCAGAATGCGGCCAGCATCGTCCGCGATGACGCCCACCATCACATGGACCAAGCCCTGATTAAACCCTATCCGGTCTGGCATGCGTTGCTCGTGCATCGGCTCAACCTTGCCTGAGTCAGTCAGCGTCTGCATGGACACAGTGCCAGACGCGATTTAACTCCGGTACTCGGCATTGATGCGGACATAGTCATAGGAGAAGTCGCAGGTCAGCACCCGCGCCTGGGCGTCGCCCCGACCCAGCGCCACGCGGATCAGGATCTCGGGTTCGGCCATGACGGCGGCTCCCGCCTGCTCGGTGTAGTCCGGCGCGCGTCCGCCGTCCGCGACGATCAGCACCTCGCCCAAAGAGATCCGCACCCGTTCGATGTCGAGATCCTGGAGACCGGCGCGCCCGACCGCGGCCAGAATCCGCCCCCAGTTCGGGTCGGAGGCGAAGAGCGCGGTCTTGACCAGCGGCGAATGGGCGATGGTATCGGCGACCCGCCGTGCCTCGTCCGTATCGGCGGCCTGCTCGACCGCGACAGTGACCAGTTTGGTGGCACCCTCGCCATCGCGCACGATGGCCGTGGCCAGATCCAGACAGACCGCGCTGACGGCGGCCTGCAGCGCCGCGAAGTCCGGCGTGCCGACATCCTCGATCATGGGATTGCCGAGTCCGCCGGTGGCGATCAGGACGCAGGAATCGTTGGTCGAGGTGTCGCCATCGATGGTGATGGCGTTGAACGACGGCGCTACCGCTGTCTGGAGACAGGCTTGCAGGAGCGCCGGCGCGACGGCGGCATCGGTGGCAATGAAGGCGAGCATGGTCGCCATGTCCGGGCGAATCATCCCAGCCCCCTTGGCGATCCCGGTCACGGTGGCGGTCTGGCCGTTCAACGCGAACTGGCGCGACACCAGCTTGGGCACCGTGTCGGTGGTCATGATGGCGCGCGCGACGGACGGCCAGCCCGCCGGATCGAGCCGCGTCAGGAGATCGGGCAGGGCCGCCGCGAGACGTTCCACGGGCAGGTGCTCGCCGATCACGCCGGTCGAAAAGGGCAGAACCTCCTCGGGCTGGCAGCCGGCCCGTGCGGCCAGCGCCGCGCAGGAGGCGCGCGCATCCTCCAGTCCGCGCCGTCCGGTGCCGGCGTTGGCATTCCCGGAGTTGATGAGGAGATAACGCGGCGCGATGCGGTCCAGATGACCCCGTGCCAGAGTGACCGGCGCCGCCCGGAAGGCGTTACGGGTAAAGACCGCCGCGCAGGCGCTGCCCGCTGGAAGCTCGAACACCGCCAGGTCATCGCGTCCCGGATAGCGAATGCCGGCCGCGCCGGACGCCAGTCGCAGACCGGCGACGGGGCGAAAGGAAGGCTCCGATGGCGTCATCGCGTTAGCTCGCCTTCCCGTGGCACTGTTTGTATTTTTTACCGGATCCGCAGGGACAGGGCTCGTTGCGGCCCACTTTGCGGCCTTCGCGCACAAAGGGCTGATGTTCCGGTTCGCCGGATCCTGGAGGCGCTTCCGTGTCATCGGAATCGCCGCCGCCGAACCCCTCGAACACCTCATGCTTGAACTCGAATGCCTTGTCCGGGACCGGACTTGGGGCGAACGCCGCGGGCGGCGGACCGGACGCGCCATCGGGTGCCTGAACCTGGAGCTTGGCGAGGGTGATCACGACATCCTGCTTGATGCTGTCGAGCATTGCCGAGAACATCTGGAACGCCTCGCGCTTGTATTCCTGCTTGGGGTTCTTCTGGGCATAGCCGCGCAGATGAATCCCTTGACGCAGATAGTCCATGGCGGCGAGATGATCCTTCCACTGGCTGTCCAGGGTTTGCAGCATCACGGCCTTTTCGATCTGACGCATGTTCGGCGACCCGATGAGCGCTTCCCGGTCCTCGTAACGTTTAACCAGAGTGTCATGGATACGCCGGCGCAGACTCTCTTCGTGCAGATCGTGATCCTCGTCCAGCCATTGCTGAAGCGGCCAATCGCCACCGAAGTGTTGAACCAGCACCTCGCCGAGTCCGGCGACATCCCATTGCTCCTCCAGGCTCTCAGGCGGAATGTGCGAATCGATCAGTGCCTTGAGCGTATCCTCGCGCATGGCGGTGACGGTGTCGGAGATATCGACGCTATCCATCAGATCGCGCCGCTGGCCGTAGATCACCTTGCGCTGATCATTGGCCACGTCGTCGTATTCGAGCAGTTGTTTGCGGATGTCGAAGTTGCGCCCTTCCACCTTGCGCTGGGCGTTCTCGATGGCCTTGGTCACCCAGGGGTGCTCGATCGCCTCGCCCTTCTGCATGCCGAGCCGCTGCATCATCTTGCCGACTCGCTCGGAGGCGAAGATGCGCATCAGGTTGTCTTCGAGCGACAGATAGAAGCGCGAGGAACCAGGATCGCCCTGACGCCCGGAGCGTCCGCGTAACTGGTTGTCGATACGGCGCGATTCGTGGCGCTCGGTGCCGACGACGTGCAGACCGCCGGCGGCGACGACCTCGGCGTGACGCAGTTTCCAGGCGGCACGGATAGCGTCGCGGTCGGCGTCGGGGCCGGCCTCTTCCAGTTCGGCCTCCAGATTGCCGCCGAGCACGATGTCGGTGCCGCGCCCCGCCATGTTAGTGGCGATGGTGACAGCGCCCGGACGGCCGGCCTGCGCGATGATACCGGCCTCGCGTTCGTGCTGTTTGGCGTTCAGTACCTCATGGGGGATCTTTTCCTCGATCAGGAGGCGGTCGATGAGTTCGGAGGTCTCGATCGAGGCGGTGCCGACCAGCGCCGGCTGGCCGCGCTTCACGCAATCCTGGATGTCGGCGATGATCGCCTGATATTTTTCGTCCTGGGTCAGATAGACCAGATCGCCGCGATCCTCGCGGATCATCGGCTGGTTGGTGGGAATGACGACCACTTCCAGGCCATAGATCTGCTGGAACTCGAAGGCCTCGGTATCGGCGGTGCCGGTCATGCCCGAGAGCTTGGGATAGAGCCGGAACAGATTCTGGAAGGTGATCGAGGCCATGGTCTGATTTTCGGACTGGATGGCGACCCCTTCCTTGGCCTCCACCGCCTGATGCAGACCCTCGGACCAGCGCCGGCCGGGCATGGTGCGGCCGG is part of the Thiocystis violascens DSM 198 genome and encodes:
- a CDS encoding Nudix family hydrolase, with translation MHEQRMPDRIGFNQGLVHVMVGVIADDAGRILVTRRPDHVHQGGLWEFPGGKLEPGESLEQGLSRELAEELGIQVRSSRPLIRVHHHYADPSTPLIVLSEAEVGAGRHVLLDVRRVEVYSGTPEGREGQPLDWLEPEAMDPDVFPAADRPIINALRLPSLFMITGGDPRRTDEFLERVGHALDQGIRLVQLRAHDLDDQAYRRLASAVYAVCDTRRARLLLNREPRQVSDVPRHGLHLSARTLMNLTARPGRSHELIGASCHDTAQLEQAARLGLDYALLSPVKPTATHPDALPLGWQGFADLVEPIPLPVYALGGLGPTSLQDAIEHGAQGIAAIRGLWPDA
- the argJ gene encoding bifunctional glutamate N-acetyltransferase/amino-acid acetyltransferase ArgJ codes for the protein MTPSEPSFRPVAGLRLASGAAGIRYPGRDDLAVFELPAGSACAAVFTRNAFRAAPVTLARGHLDRIAPRYLLINSGNANAGTGRRGLEDARASCAALAARAGCQPEEVLPFSTGVIGEHLPVERLAAALPDLLTRLDPAGWPSVARAIMTTDTVPKLVSRQFALNGQTATVTGIAKGAGMIRPDMATMLAFIATDAAVAPALLQACLQTAVAPSFNAITIDGDTSTNDSCVLIATGGLGNPMIEDVGTPDFAALQAAVSAVCLDLATAIVRDGEGATKLVTVAVEQAADTDEARRVADTIAHSPLVKTALFASDPNWGRILAAVGRAGLQDLDIERVRISLGEVLIVADGGRAPDYTEQAGAAVMAEPEILIRVALGRGDAQARVLTCDFSYDYVRINAEYRS
- the secA gene encoding preprotein translocase subunit SecA; the protein is MVTRLFKKIFGSRNDRLVKTLMKSVVRINALEPGIAQLSDQALAAKTAEFRQRLAAGTDLDSLLPEAFAVVREAGKRVLQMRHFDVQMVGGMVLHDGKIAEMRTGEGKTLVATLAAYLNALPGKGVHVVTVNDYLARRDASWMGRIYHFLGLTVGVINSSGGLGPDMASYRFDPDYEPPAGQGYRHLRPATRRETYAADITYGTNNEFGFDYLRDNMAFTAEQRSQRDPFYAIVDEVDSILIDEARTPLIISGPSEGSTDLYKKIDGLIPRLTRQPPITNEEGKPDFGPGDYSVDEKLRQVYLSEEGHEHVEQMLVEIGLLDEGDGLYDPSNIVLMHHVYAALRAHALFQKNVEYIVRDGQVIIVDEFTGRTMPGRRWSEGLHQAVEAKEGVAIQSENQTMASITFQNLFRLYPKLSGMTGTADTEAFEFQQIYGLEVVVIPTNQPMIREDRGDLVYLTQDEKYQAIIADIQDCVKRGQPALVGTASIETSELIDRLLIEEKIPHEVLNAKQHEREAGIIAQAGRPGAVTIATNMAGRGTDIVLGGNLEAELEEAGPDADRDAIRAAWKLRHAEVVAAGGLHVVGTERHESRRIDNQLRGRSGRQGDPGSSRFYLSLEDNLMRIFASERVGKMMQRLGMQKGEAIEHPWVTKAIENAQRKVEGRNFDIRKQLLEYDDVANDQRKVIYGQRRDLMDSVDISDTVTAMREDTLKALIDSHIPPESLEEQWDVAGLGEVLVQHFGGDWPLQQWLDEDHDLHEESLRRRIHDTLVKRYEDREALIGSPNMRQIEKAVMLQTLDSQWKDHLAAMDYLRQGIHLRGYAQKNPKQEYKREAFQMFSAMLDSIKQDVVITLAKLQVQAPDGASGPPPAAFAPSPVPDKAFEFKHEVFEGFGGGDSDDTEAPPGSGEPEHQPFVREGRKVGRNEPCPCGSGKKYKQCHGKAS